A single window of Arcobacter venerupis DNA harbors:
- a CDS encoding helix-turn-helix transcriptional regulator, translated as MEKEDKLIKKTEVLSEYIKIGETKLDAIIKEGNFVTPIFIQGFAHSLYSVKEIQKWIEEQKQKRKITK; from the coding sequence ATGGAAAAAGAAGATAAATTGATTAAAAAAACAGAAGTACTTTCTGAGTACATTAAGATAGGGGAGACAAAACTTGATGCAATTATAAAAGAAGGAAATTTTGTGACACCAATATTTATACAAGGATTCGCGCATAGTCTATACAGCGTAAAGGAGATACAAAAATGGATTGAAGAACAAAAACAAAAAAGAAAAATAACAAAATAA
- a CDS encoding Fic family protein, which translates to MYTTPIIPQTEHYSLKQEIINKAERIIIESAKLTGNLNIHVINAIKDNLRTINSYYSNKIESEGTHPIDIERAMKNDFSQDDKKKSMQQLSLVHIEVQKYLESTLDISTPSYSLEKILEIHNVFYNKEEMKYALNIKNGDLEVEMIPGKLREGYVRVGQHIPPESNELQSCFNEFETLYNQSKHSTHTMKLIYALCSHHRLTYIHPFYDGNGRVSRLYLDYLLFHSGIQGYGLWNISRGLARNQEDYRKFLAKADEQFNGYNDGRGPLTLKGLEAFLEFMLDIALDQVLFMSEYLKLDSMARKIKAFVELSQKGLLHNIKPLPKESNKLLEHLLIHGEVTRGEAQEVLDVSAPTAISIVKELLEEDYLETNSPRGKLRFKLNSKLSGYLIPDLFEN; encoded by the coding sequence ATGTACACAACTCCAATTATACCTCAAACAGAACATTACTCTTTAAAGCAAGAGATAATTAATAAAGCAGAACGTATTATAATTGAAAGCGCTAAGTTAACAGGTAATTTAAATATTCATGTAATCAATGCAATAAAAGATAATTTACGTACAATAAATTCATATTACTCTAACAAAATTGAATCTGAGGGTACTCATCCAATTGATATTGAAAGAGCAATGAAAAACGATTTTTCTCAAGATGATAAAAAGAAGAGTATGCAACAATTATCATTAGTACATATTGAAGTACAAAAATATCTTGAAAGTACATTAGATATATCTACTCCATCATATTCATTAGAAAAAATATTAGAAATCCATAACGTGTTTTATAATAAAGAAGAAATGAAGTATGCTTTAAATATTAAAAATGGTGATTTAGAAGTGGAAATGATTCCTGGTAAATTAAGAGAAGGATATGTTCGAGTAGGTCAACATATACCACCTGAAAGTAATGAATTACAATCTTGTTTCAATGAGTTTGAGACATTATACAATCAGTCTAAACATTCAACTCATACAATGAAATTAATTTATGCTCTGTGTTCACATCATCGATTAACTTATATTCACCCATTTTATGATGGGAATGGTAGAGTATCAAGGCTTTATTTAGATTATTTGCTATTTCATTCAGGTATTCAAGGATATGGTCTATGGAATATATCAAGAGGCTTAGCTCGTAATCAAGAAGATTATAGAAAGTTTTTAGCAAAAGCAGATGAACAATTCAATGGATACAATGATGGAAGAGGTCCTTTGACATTAAAAGGTTTAGAGGCTTTTTTAGAGTTTATGTTAGATATTGCATTGGATCAAGTATTATTTATGAGTGAATATTTAAAATTAGATTCTATGGCAAGAAAAATAAAGGCATTTGTAGAACTATCACAAAAAGGTTTACTTCATAATATAAAGCCATTACCTAAAGAATCAAATAAGCTTTTGGAACATCTATTAATTCATGGAGAAGTAACGAGAGGAGAAGCACAAGAGGTTTTAGATGTAAGTGCACCTACTGCAATATCTATTGTAAAAGAGCTTTTAGAAGAAGATTATTTAGAAACAAACAGTCCACGAGGAAAGCTCAGATTTAAATTAAATAGTAAATTATCTGGATATCTTATTCCTGATTTATTTGAAAATTAA
- a CDS encoding tyrosine-type recombinase/integrase — MSTLKMPKISKPLSDTEIKNAKYTTDEEFELLKKELEKSNSNEKAIKKNKLADGKGLYLIIKANGSKVWRYDFRYGNKNLSMSFGVYPEVTLKEAREKREEARQLLTNNINPISAKRIKKASESLTLQNVVDEWIELRKKSSSEATIIQNTRILKNITNWLGSVAIKDIKRVNIITALEKMQNKGIIESAHRLLSIINKIYMYAVTKEYIEHNIIADIDKNAVLVPNKKDTHLPALTEPKDIKQLLIDINLIGEKLRCEISTIFIFKLIPYVFVRSDNIRLMCWENIDLEKGIWTIPKEKMKMKVDFVCPLPTQAIYILKQIEPFSRHKSKFVFPSPYKNDRGVSGATLSNTLNKLGYQDKHTFHGFRSMFSTIAHELYKEHGFHSDIIESCLSHKERNQTKAAYNRESKYKYFEEKKELVQWYADWLDKLKMSVY; from the coding sequence ATGAGTACCTTAAAAATGCCAAAAATATCAAAACCTCTTAGTGATACAGAGATTAAAAATGCTAAATACACTACTGATGAAGAATTTGAGCTGTTAAAGAAAGAATTAGAAAAATCTAATTCAAATGAAAAAGCAATAAAAAAAAATAAGTTAGCAGATGGAAAAGGTTTGTATCTTATTATAAAAGCTAATGGCTCTAAAGTATGGAGATATGATTTTAGATATGGAAATAAAAATCTTAGTATGTCTTTTGGTGTTTATCCAGAAGTAACTTTAAAAGAAGCAAGAGAAAAAAGAGAAGAAGCTAGACAATTATTAACTAATAATATCAATCCCATTTCAGCAAAACGAATTAAAAAAGCTTCAGAATCTTTGACTTTACAAAATGTTGTAGATGAATGGATTGAATTAAGAAAAAAAAGTTCTAGTGAAGCAACAATTATTCAAAATACAAGAATTTTAAAAAATATCACAAATTGGTTAGGTAGTGTTGCAATCAAAGACATAAAAAGAGTTAATATTATAACTGCATTAGAAAAAATGCAAAATAAAGGAATTATAGAATCAGCTCATAGGCTTTTATCGATAATAAATAAAATATATATGTATGCAGTTACTAAAGAGTATATAGAACATAATATAATTGCTGATATAGATAAAAATGCTGTTTTAGTTCCAAATAAAAAAGATACTCATCTTCCTGCATTAACTGAACCAAAGGATATAAAACAATTACTTATTGATATAAACTTAATAGGAGAAAAATTAAGATGTGAAATAAGTACAATATTTATATTTAAATTAATTCCTTATGTATTTGTTAGAAGTGATAATATAAGACTTATGTGTTGGGAAAATATAGATTTAGAAAAAGGTATTTGGACAATACCAAAAGAAAAGATGAAAATGAAAGTTGATTTTGTTTGTCCATTACCAACTCAAGCAATTTATATACTAAAACAAATAGAACCTTTTTCAAGACATAAAAGTAAATTTGTATTTCCTTCTCCATATAAGAATGATAGAGGAGTTTCAGGAGCTACATTATCAAATACATTAAATAAGTTAGGCTATCAAGATAAACACACTTTCCATGGCTTTAGAAGTATGTTTTCTACAATAGCACATGAATTATATAAAGAACATGGTTTTCATTCTGATATTATTGAATCTTGCCTGTCTCATAAAGAAAGGAATCAAACTAAAGCAGCTTACAACAGAGAATCAAAATATAAATATTTTGAAGAGAAAAAAGAACTAGTTCAGTGGTATGCCGATTGGTTAGACAAATTAAAAATGAGTGTTTATTGA
- a CDS encoding YciI family protein codes for MQYLVIAYDNENALERRLESRQAHIDGARKLMAEGKIINAGALIEDEVMVGSTLLIDFETDEELDEWLENEPYVKNNVWNMDEFQIVPMKLLPKN; via the coding sequence ATGCAATATTTAGTAATAGCTTATGACAATGAAAATGCACTAGAAAGAAGATTAGAATCAAGACAAGCTCATATTGATGGTGCTAGAAAATTAATGGCTGAGGGAAAAATAATTAATGCTGGCGCACTAATAGAAGATGAAGTTATGGTTGGATCTACACTATTAATTGATTTTGAAACTGATGAAGAGTTAGATGAATGGTTAGAAAATGAGCCATATGTAAAAAATAATGTTTGGAATATGGACGAATTCCAGATAGTTCCTATGAAATTACTCCCAAAAAACTAA